In a genomic window of Flavobacteriales bacterium:
- a CDS encoding lamin tail domain-containing protein: MSKPIAPLLLGLLTFPSSAQLVINEVDYDQPGTDNAEFIEILNTGPSVLDLSNLSVVMHNGASGSAAEYASLSNGAWPVLASGSFFVICANASTTNCNAVVSPATNLIQNGPMDAIALVWTENPTPLVMDVLSYAGTLPGQAEGAGSTNEDTNLANGISIGRYPDGTDTQDNNTDFQRMCSTPGTTNVIDPLACDIDISVLENSSENSTFIVMPTPDGQGLLAFDSNHASEPITFQLLTAHGALIAEREADSPRASWHMDLSGLHGRLLLVRLSTPTRQELRRFILP, translated from the coding sequence AACGAAGTGGACTACGACCAGCCCGGCACCGACAACGCCGAGTTCATCGAGATCCTGAACACCGGCCCTTCCGTGCTCGATCTCTCGAACCTGAGCGTCGTGATGCACAACGGCGCATCGGGCAGTGCGGCCGAATACGCAAGCCTGAGCAACGGGGCTTGGCCCGTGCTCGCCTCAGGCTCATTCTTCGTGATCTGCGCCAATGCCAGCACGACGAATTGCAACGCCGTCGTGAGCCCCGCCACGAACCTGATCCAGAACGGTCCCATGGACGCCATCGCATTGGTGTGGACCGAGAATCCAACTCCGCTGGTGATGGACGTGCTCAGCTACGCTGGAACACTGCCGGGCCAGGCAGAGGGTGCAGGCTCTACCAACGAGGACACCAACCTCGCGAACGGCATCAGCATCGGCCGCTATCCTGATGGAACGGATACGCAGGACAACAACACCGACTTCCAGCGCATGTGCAGCACACCGGGCACGACCAACGTGATCGATCCCTTGGCCTGCGACATCGACATATCAGTGCTCGAGAACAGCTCGGAGAACTCGACCTTCATCGTTATGCCAACGCCCGATGGCCAAGGCTTGCTCGCCTTCGACAGCAACCACGCATCGGAACCGATCACCTTCCAGTTGCTCACGGCCCATGGCGCGCTCATCGCAGAGCGCGAAGCCGATTCACCCCGCGCCTCGTGGCACATGGACCTCAGCGGGCTGCACGGGCGTTTGCTCTTGGTGCGCCTCAGCACACCCACGCGCCAGGAGCTGCGCCGCTTCATCCTGCCCTGA